A window of the Lactobacillus amylovorus DSM 20531 genome harbors these coding sequences:
- the rplI gene encoding 50S ribosomal protein L9, which translates to MKVIFTQDVRGRGKRGQVKEVPDGYAQNYLIKRGLAKAATKGNMNTLKRVEANEKAAYEAEKAEAEKIKAELEKDSTIVNFKSKAGNDSRLFGSISSKRIVEGLEKQYGIKIDKRKLNLPEPIKTLGYTNVHVKLFKGVEGTIRVHVTEQD; encoded by the coding sequence ATGAAAGTTATTTTTACACAAGACGTTAGAGGTCGAGGCAAGCGTGGACAAGTTAAGGAAGTTCCAGATGGCTATGCACAAAACTATTTAATCAAGCGTGGTCTTGCCAAGGCAGCTACTAAGGGTAACATGAACACTTTGAAGCGTGTTGAAGCTAACGAAAAGGCTGCTTATGAAGCAGAAAAGGCTGAAGCCGAAAAGATTAAGGCAGAACTTGAAAAAGACAGCACTATTGTTAACTTCAAGTCAAAGGCTGGTAACGATTCTCGTTTGTTCGGTTCAATCTCAAGCAAGAGGATTGTTGAAGGCCTTGAAAAGCAATACGGTATCAAGATCGATAAGCGTAAGTTGAACCTTCCAGAACCAATCAAGACTTTGGGTTACACTAACGTTCACGTTAAGTTATTCAAGGGCGTTGAAGGAACTATTCGCGTTCACGTTACTGAACAAGACTAA
- a CDS encoding DHH family phosphoesterase, protein MKDFLHKLELPEFIKDSRLTASMIIILSLSLLGSVITMIMNPLFGLAMVLIFILTVAFAIYGTYILAGNANNFAVNLSYRIKRSEQEAMIKMPLGILLYDSDHQIQWVNPYLQLYLKDTDLVGHTIEAVDPDLNKLLNEAIEAKTSENHIVDWDGHRFEMVVQDNLGVIYLLDITRYAKIEDKYKAERLAIGQIFIDNYDELSETMHDQELTSMSSYVQNTLSNYAKKFKAYLKRIDEDHFLLLVHMQDLAEMEKDKFSVLDKVRQETSRNNTPLTLSMGIAFGSDSLSEIANQAQSNLDLALGRGGDQVVLRQPGKDARFYGGKSNPMEKRTRVRARMVSQAISELFKDADRVFVVGHQRPDMDSVGSGIGVVKLARLHGVKANFVLDTNKTNYDVGRLVTRMQQKNQDKDIFISPEEALSKVTDKSMLVMVDHSKYSITYSQPLYDRLKNRIIVIDHHRRGEEFPENPMLTYVEPYASSACELVTEMIEYQQPANGKRVLTDLEATAMLAGIVVDSKEFSLRTGTRTFDAASYLRSIGADSAVVSMLLKEDIDSFLERTHLVATLKMVKPHMAVLCGPDDKIIDPIITAQAADTALDLENVGASFAITRRSSDTIGISARSMGKINVQIIMEKLGGGGHLSNAATQIKGVTIEEAKQKFLKAIDEYEEEND, encoded by the coding sequence ATGAAAGATTTTTTACATAAGCTTGAATTGCCTGAGTTTATTAAGGATTCAAGATTAACAGCTTCCATGATAATCATTTTGTCGCTTTCCTTACTGGGAAGCGTAATTACAATGATTATGAATCCGTTATTCGGGTTGGCAATGGTATTGATTTTTATCCTTACCGTTGCTTTTGCAATTTATGGAACCTATATTTTGGCAGGCAATGCGAATAACTTCGCAGTCAACTTGTCTTACCGCATAAAGCGTAGTGAGCAAGAAGCAATGATCAAGATGCCTTTGGGTATTTTGCTGTATGATTCTGATCACCAAATTCAATGGGTCAATCCATACTTGCAATTGTATTTGAAGGATACGGATTTGGTAGGGCATACTATTGAGGCTGTTGATCCGGACTTAAATAAGCTGCTTAATGAAGCAATTGAAGCTAAAACCTCAGAGAATCATATCGTCGATTGGGATGGACATCGCTTTGAGATGGTGGTTCAAGATAACTTGGGCGTAATTTATCTATTGGATATTACGCGCTATGCAAAAATTGAAGATAAGTATAAGGCTGAGCGTCTAGCTATTGGTCAAATCTTCATCGATAACTACGATGAATTGAGCGAAACCATGCATGATCAGGAATTGACCAGCATGAGTTCCTATGTGCAAAACACATTGAGCAATTATGCTAAGAAGTTTAAGGCCTATTTAAAGCGGATTGATGAAGATCATTTCCTGTTGCTGGTTCATATGCAGGATTTGGCAGAAATGGAAAAGGACAAGTTCTCCGTTTTGGATAAGGTGCGCCAAGAAACTAGCCGTAACAATACTCCATTGACCTTATCGATGGGGATTGCCTTTGGCAGTGATTCATTATCCGAAATTGCTAACCAGGCTCAATCCAACCTAGACTTAGCACTGGGCCGAGGCGGGGATCAGGTTGTTTTGCGTCAGCCAGGTAAGGATGCCCGTTTCTACGGTGGTAAATCCAACCCAATGGAGAAACGTACTCGTGTTAGAGCGAGAATGGTTTCTCAAGCAATTAGTGAATTGTTCAAAGATGCAGATCGTGTCTTCGTAGTAGGACATCAACGTCCTGACATGGACTCTGTCGGTAGTGGTATTGGTGTAGTAAAATTGGCTCGTCTTCACGGCGTTAAAGCCAATTTCGTCCTTGATACCAATAAGACCAATTATGACGTTGGTCGTTTGGTTACTCGGATGCAACAAAAGAATCAGGATAAAGATATCTTTATCAGTCCTGAAGAGGCTTTGTCCAAGGTTACCGACAAGTCAATGTTGGTAATGGTGGACCATTCTAAGTATTCAATTACTTATTCACAACCGTTATATGACCGGTTGAAAAACAGAATTATCGTAATTGACCACCACAGACGTGGCGAGGAATTTCCAGAGAATCCAATGCTTACATATGTTGAACCATATGCATCGTCTGCCTGTGAATTGGTTACCGAAATGATTGAATATCAACAGCCAGCTAATGGCAAGCGAGTATTGACTGACCTTGAAGCAACAGCCATGCTTGCTGGTATCGTTGTTGACTCAAAGGAATTCTCACTTAGAACTGGTACGAGAACCTTCGATGCCGCAAGTTACTTGCGTTCAATCGGTGCCGATTCAGCCGTAGTAAGCATGTTGTTAAAAGAAGACATTGATAGCTTCCTTGAACGAACTCACTTGGTCGCAACGCTCAAGATGGTTAAGCCACATATGGCCGTACTTTGTGGTCCTGATGATAAGATTATTGATCCGATCATCACCGCTCAAGCGGCCGATACTGCGCTTGATTTGGAAAATGTAGGTGCAAGCTTTGCCATTACTAGACGTAGCTCAGATACGATTGGTATTTCTGCTCGTTCAATGGGCAAGATCAATGTTCAAATTATTATGGAAAAACTCGGCGGTGGTGGACACCTTTCAAATGCGGCAACTCAGATCAAGGGTGTTACTATTGAAGAGGCAAAACAAAAATTTCTTAAAGCAATTGATGAATATGAAGAAGAAAATGATTAA
- the rpsR gene encoding 30S ribosomal protein S18, which produces MAQQRRGGRRRRKVDYIAANHIDYVDYKDVDLLKRFISERGKILPRRVTGTSAKNQRKVANAIKRARIMGLLPFVAED; this is translated from the coding sequence ATGGCTCAACAAAGAAGAGGTGGCCGTCGTCGTCGTAAGGTTGACTACATCGCAGCTAACCACATCGATTACGTTGACTACAAAGATGTCGATCTGTTGAAACGTTTTATCTCAGAAAGAGGTAAGATTTTACCACGTCGTGTTACTGGCACTAGTGCTAAGAACCAACGTAAAGTAGCTAATGCAATTAAGAGAGCTCGTATCATGGGCTTATTGCCATTCGTTGCTGAAGACTAA
- the ssb gene encoding single-stranded DNA-binding protein, whose protein sequence is MINRVVLVGRLTRDPELRTTGSGISVATFTLAVDRQFTNSQGERGADFISCVIWRKSAENFCNFTSKGSLVGVDGRIQTRSYDNKDGQRVYVTEVVVDNFALLESRKDREARGQNGGYTPNNGNNSTPSTNNFQNNGGSQNNNPQNNNNQNNAQDPFAGSGDTIDISDDDLPF, encoded by the coding sequence ATGATTAATAGAGTTGTACTTGTTGGCCGTTTAACACGTGATCCTGAATTGCGTACTACTGGGAGCGGAATCTCGGTTGCTACGTTTACTCTTGCTGTTGACCGTCAATTTACAAATAGTCAAGGTGAGAGAGGCGCAGACTTCATTAGCTGTGTAATCTGGAGAAAGTCAGCAGAAAACTTCTGCAACTTTACTTCTAAAGGTTCATTAGTTGGTGTAGATGGCCGAATTCAAACCAGAAGTTATGATAATAAAGACGGGCAAAGAGTATATGTAACTGAAGTTGTTGTTGATAACTTCGCATTACTCGAATCACGCAAGGATCGTGAAGCCCGCGGTCAAAATGGTGGTTATACACCAAATAATGGAAATAATAGTACACCAAGTACTAACAATTTCCAAAATAATGGCGGATCACAAAACAATAATCCACAGAATAATAACAATCAAAATAATGCACAAGATCCATTCGCTGGATCAGGTGATACGATTGATATTTCTGATGATGATCTTCCATTCTAA
- the dnaB gene encoding replicative DNA helicase: MDNIVSQQIPHDSDAEKAVLGAIFIDPEAIADASAVVQPEDFYERANQIIFQAMLDLSDRRDAIDPLTLQDELNKRNQLDDIGGIGYVSELAMSTPTAAHVNFYAQIVHRKALLRRLISASQNIITNAINGSDDVTDILDDAESEIMNVSSENNTGGFRSIKEVVNSTINDINNLPEDNNMVTGLPTGFYELDKMTTGFHDDELIIIAARPGVGKTSFALNVAQYVGLHTDKSVAMFSLEMSGEQLVQRMLASEGLIDSQHLRTGQLDQEEWHNLVMAAGSLAGTDIFIDDTPGIKMSEIRAKSRRLAKEKGNLGLVVVDYLQLIEGPRSESRQQEVSAISRQLKKLAKELHVPVIALSQLSRSVEQRQDKRPVLSDIRESGSIEQDADIVSFLYRDDYYRDESEDGENSGSSSEVGAEDDNGEVEVIIEKNRSGSRGTVKLMFSKPYNRFSNLDYAHDDPDGN, encoded by the coding sequence ATGGATAATATTGTTTCTCAACAAATTCCGCATGACTCCGACGCTGAAAAAGCCGTTCTAGGTGCGATTTTCATTGATCCAGAAGCGATTGCGGATGCTAGTGCGGTCGTCCAGCCTGAAGATTTTTATGAACGCGCGAATCAGATTATTTTCCAGGCAATGCTGGACTTGTCTGATCGTAGGGATGCAATTGATCCACTGACTCTTCAGGATGAGCTGAATAAACGTAATCAGCTTGATGATATAGGTGGCATTGGCTATGTTTCAGAATTAGCAATGTCCACGCCAACTGCGGCACACGTTAACTTTTATGCACAAATTGTGCACAGAAAGGCCTTGCTCAGAAGACTGATTTCAGCCAGCCAAAATATTATTACTAATGCCATCAATGGTTCAGACGATGTAACAGATATTCTTGATGACGCGGAAAGCGAGATCATGAATGTTTCGTCTGAGAACAACACCGGTGGCTTTAGATCAATTAAGGAAGTTGTTAACTCAACGATTAATGATATTAACAACTTGCCTGAAGATAATAATATGGTTACGGGGTTGCCAACCGGTTTCTATGAGCTGGATAAAATGACTACTGGTTTTCACGATGACGAATTGATCATTATTGCCGCTCGTCCTGGTGTTGGTAAAACTTCTTTTGCATTAAATGTGGCCCAATATGTCGGTTTACACACTGATAAATCTGTGGCGATGTTCTCACTAGAAATGAGTGGTGAACAGCTTGTACAAAGAATGTTAGCTTCTGAAGGGCTGATTGATTCACAGCATCTTAGAACTGGTCAATTAGATCAGGAAGAATGGCACAATTTGGTTATGGCAGCTGGATCACTAGCTGGCACCGACATTTTCATTGACGATACGCCAGGTATCAAAATGAGTGAAATTCGTGCCAAGTCACGGCGACTGGCTAAAGAAAAAGGTAATTTAGGTTTAGTTGTTGTCGACTACTTGCAGCTGATTGAAGGTCCACGTAGTGAATCACGGCAACAAGAAGTTTCCGCAATTTCTAGACAACTTAAGAAGCTTGCTAAGGAGCTTCACGTGCCTGTCATTGCCCTTTCACAGTTGTCACGGTCAGTTGAGCAGCGTCAAGATAAACGGCCTGTATTGTCCGATATTCGTGAATCTGGGTCAATTGAACAGGATGCCGATATTGTTTCGTTCCTTTATCGTGACGACTACTATCGTGATGAATCCGAAGATGGTGAAAATAGCGGTAGCAGTAGTGAAGTCGGAGCAGAAGACGATAACGGTGAAGTTGAAGTAATTATTGAAAAGAACCGTTCAGGTAGTCGTGGGACTGTTAAATTAATGTTCTCGAAGCCATATAACCGCTTCTCGAACCTTGATTATGCTCATGATGATCCTGATGGCAATTAA
- the rpsF gene encoding 30S ribosomal protein S6 — MATTKYEVTYIIKPDVDEDNKKALVENYDKVIADNGGTMVESKDWGKRRFAYEIDKYREGTYHIMTFTADNADAVNEFSRLSKIDNAILRSMTVKLDK; from the coding sequence ATGGCAACTACAAAGTACGAAGTAACTTACATCATCAAGCCAGATGTTGACGAAGACAACAAGAAGGCTCTCGTAGAAAACTACGACAAGGTTATCGCTGATAACGGTGGTACTATGGTAGAATCCAAAGACTGGGGCAAGCGTCGTTTCGCATATGAAATTGATAAGTATCGTGAAGGTACTTACCACATTATGACTTTCACTGCTGACAACGCTGACGCAGTTAACGAATTTAGCCGTTTGTCAAAGATTGACAACGCTATCTTACGTTCAATGACCGTTAAGTTAGACAAATAA